Proteins encoded in a region of the Triticum dicoccoides isolate Atlit2015 ecotype Zavitan chromosome 3A, WEW_v2.0, whole genome shotgun sequence genome:
- the LOC119270065 gene encoding glycine-rich RNA-binding protein 2, mitochondrial-like, translated as MAALIKLGSLLRQSALASSASTGSAPALFNAARFMCAGQPAGGNKLFVGGLAWATDDHSLKEAFQSFGEVVEARVITDRETGRSRGFGFVSFANEADADSAAKGMDGQELAGRNVRVNFANERPSGGGGFSRGGGGYGGGGGFGGGGGYGGGGGGYGGGGRGGGGYGGDREAF; from the exons ATGGCGGCCCTCATCAAGCTCGGAAGCCTTCTTAGGCAGAGTGCTTTGGCGAGCAGTGCCTCGACCGGCTCGGCTCCTGCCCTGTTCAACGCTGCCCGCTTCATGTGCGCCGGCCAGCCCGCTGGTGGCAATAAGCTTTTCGTCGGCG GTCTGGCCTGGGCTACTGACGATCATTCGCTGAAGGAGGCGTTCCAAAGCTTTGGAGAGGTCGTTGAGG CACGTGTCATCACTGATCGAGAGACTGGAAGGTCTAGAGGGTTTGGTTTTGTGAGCTTTGCGAATGAAGCTGATGCAGATAGCGCTGCAAAAGGCATGGACGGTCAG GAGCTTGCAGGGAGGAACGTCCGTGTGAACTTCGCCAATGAGAGGCCTTCGGGTGGTGGCGGCTTCTCACGCGGCGGCGGTGGCTATGGAGGAGGTGGTGgctttggcggcggcggcggctatggtggtggcggcggcggctatggcggTGGTGGCCGAGGTGGCGGTGGCTATGGTGGTGACCGTGAAGCTTTCTAA
- the LOC119272647 gene encoding uncharacterized histidine-rich protein DDB_G0274557-like, which yields MDPPHPPHHHHHHHRLHLRLDPGHHHRIHIHLRHHAAHLLPAAAPCAHHHHHTSVPLPPPHTLPHPPTAAEGPLPGPQGEAAGDADEPAPQAERGEEVYLGQEEEWGEEEEEPVFVLTEEWAEFFAKADAKRRLAKQQRKNRKK from the exons ATGGATCCGCCGCACCctccacaccaccaccaccaccaccaccggctccacctccgcctcgaccccggccaccaccaccgcatCCACATCCACCTCCGCCACCACGCCGCCCACCTCCTGCCCGCCGCCGCTCCCTgtgcccaccaccaccaccacacatcggttcctcttcctcctccccacaCGCTTCCCCACCCGCCGACCGCGGCGGAAGGACCACTCCCCGGGCCGCAGGGAGAGGCGGCGGGGGACGCGGATGAGCCGGCGCCGCAGGCGGAGCGAGGAGAGGAAGTTTACCTCGGGCAGGAAGAAGagtggggggaggaggaggaggagccggtgtTCGTTCTGACGGAGGAGTGGGCCGAGTTCTTCGCCAAGGCCGACGCCAAGAGGAGGCTGG CCAAGCAGCAGAGGAAGAACCGGAAGAAATAG
- the LOC119270066 gene encoding THO complex subunit 2-like has translation MLRPLQAPDYKYVTEECLREWKGQSAAAFRIPDPVPMPRFLYELCWATVLGDLSPHKCRAALDSVVFAEEAWQEDSGSVLADIVAHLGQDITFSGEYRNRLVKMTKSFVESSLIAPRLLQERCEEEFLWEVEQSKSKGQDLKAKEVRVNTRLLYQQTKFNLLREESEGYAKLVTLLCQVNSDLACQNASSATISIIKSLIGHFDLDPNRVFDIVLECFELYPDNSIFYQLIPLFPKSHAAKILGFKFQYYQQLDVNIPVPSGLFRIAALLVKSGLIDLDNLYAHLLPNDDEAFEHFGSFVSRKIDEATKIGKINLAATGKDLMDDEKQEITIDLYTALEMENDIVEERAPEIEKNQKLGLLLGFLSVHDWDHAQLLFERLAQLNPVEHIEICHGLFRIIEKTISSAYSAYCQTHHKISRNIDTHMIDASSVSSPSYLVHPPKVFFQMLAVCGPYLHRDTQLFQKVCRVLKAYHASSKESAHTTGVMSPESHIEEALGSCLLPSLQLIPANPAVDMEIWGVLSLLPYEVRYRLYGEWEKDAEQNPVVLAARQTAKLDTRRLLKRLAKENLKQLGRMVAKLAHANPMTVLRTIVQQVEAYRDMINPVVDAFKYLTQLEYDILQYIVIERLAQGGRERVKDDGLNLSDWLQCLASFWGHLCKKHFSMELKCLFQYIVNQLKKGLGTELVVLEELIQQMANVQYTENMTDEQVDGMAGSETLRLQSSLFGSTRNYKVLNKSTNKLRDSLLPKDEPKLAIPLLLLIAQHRSKIIINADATYIKMVSEQFDRCHGILLQYAEFLSSAVTPSTYVQLVPPLEDLVYKYHIEPDVAFLIYRPVMRLFKSASSGEACWPLDGNEEGEPVSCDDMILHGDSSQKLIMWSDLLNTIRTILPTKAWNGLSPELYATFWGLTLYDLHFPKDRYDAETKKLHDNLKQLEDNSDNSSIAISRRKKDKERIQDLVDKLNNESDKHQQHVASVLQRLAREKDKWLSSGPDALKINMEFLQRCIYPRCVFSMQDAVYCATFVKTMHSLGTPFFNTVNHIDVFICKTLQPMICCCTEYEAGRLGRFLHETLKMAYYWKSDEAIYERECGNKPGFALYFRFPNSQRVPYAQFVKVHYKWSTRITKVLNQCMESKEYMEIRNALIVLTKITSIFPVIRKSGINIEKRVAKLKGDEREDLKVLATGVAAALAARKSSWLSEEEFGMGHLDLKPVPAKPIPGNQSADSSTAKDRSIRAKSTEGRHERSENAMKPDAQHNKKNASTANGSDSQMPSSSAQGKASGPAQGADEPPKVLSDGLVKVLKPAAESETRAPQKRDAHNAAKVSKHDLVKEDAKPGKITSRVLNQEVSAIPADREVLSLPADGGLDTNPTSSLVGTNGNVHPAPRKVSASSQRSTVLAAHNDATANPTGEGESTELVDSTVKRHKKSVPMEEERTGKRRKGEIEGRDDDLTEHHTDKEKRMDLRSVDKFHSVDHERGNNEEQNLIRTEKLKERFDEKYDRDHREKTDRTERRRGEDVVERPADRSLERREHSIERMQDRGTDRVPEKGREDRNKERSKVKHAEPSIDRAHTSDERFRGQSLPPPPPLPTSFVPQSVAANRRDEDSNRRGGSTRHTQRLSPRHDEKERWHVEEENAPLSQDDGKHRREEDLRDRKREDRDVSSSRVDDMDRDKANTMKEDSDPNSASKRRKIKRDQSALEAGEYAPSAPQPPSLGAGNSQFEIRERERKGAISQHRPSHADDLPRMHAKDSTSKTSRRETDQTHDREREEEKRPRTEARRKHRK, from the exons ATGTTGCGGCCGCTCCAGGCGCCGGACTACAAGTACGTCACCGAGGAGTGCCTCCGCGAATGGAAGGGCCAGTCCGCCGCCGCCTTCCGCATCCCCGATCCGGTCCCCATGCCGCGCTTCCTCTACGAGCTGTGCTGGGCGACG GTGCTCGGGGACCTGTCGCCGCACAAGTGCCGGGCGGCGCTGGATTCGGTGGTGTTCGCGGAGGAGGCATGGCAGGAGGACTCCGGCTCGGTGCTCGCCGACATCGTCGCCCACCTAGGGCAGGAT ATTACATTTTCTGGTGAATATCGCAACCGTCTTGTCAAAATG ACTAAATCATTTGTGGAGTCTTCATTGATTGCGCCTAGGCTTCTTCAAGAGCGATGTGAA GAAGAATTCCTATGGGAGGTTGAACAGAGTAAGTCAAAGGGCCAGGATTTAAAAGCCAAGGAG GTCAGAGTCAACACGCGGCTTCTTTATCAGCAAACTAAATTCAACCTGCTAAGAGAAGAAAGTGAGGGCTACGCCAAGTTG GTAACCCTACTTTGTCAAGTCAATTCAGATTTGGCTTGCCAAAATGCTTCTTCAGCTACTATCAGCATTATAAAG TCATTGATTGGACATTTTGACCTGGACCCAAATCGTGTATTTGACATT GTGTTGGAATGTTTTGAACTCTATCCAGATAACAGTATCTTTTATCAGCTTATACCTCTTTTTCCAAAG TCCCATGCTGCTAAAATTTTGGGGTTCAAATTCCAATACTATCAACAATTGGATGTAAACATCCCTGTTCCGTCTGGTCTTTTCCGAATAGCAGCCCTGTTGGTCAAATCTGGTCTTATTGACCTTGATAACCT CTATGCTCATTTACTTCCAAATGATGATGAGGCATTTGAGCATTTTGGCTCCTTTGTTTCAAGGAAAATTGATGAG gctactaaaataggcaaaataaATCTTGCTGCTACTGGAAAGGATCTTATGGACGACGAGAAGCAAGAAATAACGATCGATTTATACACAGCATTGGAGATGGAAAATGATATAGTTGAGGAGCGAGCCCCTGAGATAGAAAAGAACCAGAAGCTTGGGCTTCTTCTTGGTTTCCTCTCAGTTCATGATTG GGACCATGCGCAGCTACTATTTGAACGTCTTGCACAGCTAAATCCTGTTgagcacattgaaatttgtcatgGTTTATTTAG AATTATTGAGAAGACCATTTCTTCAGCCTACAGTGCATATTGTCAAACGCATCATAAAATCTCCCGTAACATCGACACTCACATGATAGATGCATCATCTGTCTCTTCACCAAGTTATTTGGTTCATCCGCCGAAAGTGTTTTTCCAAATGCTTGCTGTCTGTGGACCATACCTTCATCGTGACACACAATTATTTCAGAAG GTTTGCAGAGTGCTAAAGGCGTACCATGCCTCGTCGAAAGAATCAGCCCATACAACAGGTGTAATGTCTCCAGAATCTCACATCGAAGAAGCACTTGGGTCATGCTTGCTTCCTTCACTGCAACTTATACCTGCCAATCCTGCTGTTGATATGGAGATATGGGGAGTTCTTTCCCTTCTTCCTTATGAG GTACGCTATCGTTTGTATGGTGAGTGGGAGAAGGACGCTGAACAAAACCCAGTTGTCCTTGCTGCAAGGCAAACAGCAAAG CTGGATACCAGAAGGCTCTTAAAACGGCTGGCCAAGGAAAATCTGAAGCAGCTTGGCCGCATGGTGGCTAAACTTGCTCATGCAAATCCGATGACTGTACTTCGGACAATTGTCCAACAG GTCGAAGCATACAGGGACATGATAAATCCAGTTGTGGATGCTTTTAAATACTTGACTCAG CTGGAGTATGATATCTTGCAATATATTGTAATAGAACGGTTGGCCCAAGGTGGTCGTGAGAGAGTAAAAGATGACGGTCTTAACCTGTCAGATTGGCTTCAATGTCTTGCATCATTCTGGGGACACTT ATGCAAGAAGCATTTTTCCATGGAGCTAAAATGCCTTTTCCAATACATAGTTAATCAACTGAAGAAAGGATTGGGCACTGAGCTTGTTGTACTCGAG GAACTCATTCAGCAAATGGCAAATGTACAGTACACTGAGAACATGACTGATGAACAGGTTGATGGTATGGCAGGGAGCGAAACGCTGCGGCTTCAATCTTCACTGTTTGGCTCAACACGGAACTATAAG GTCCTGAACAAGTCTACTAACAAGTTGCGTGATTCTCTGCTGCCAAAAGATGAACCTAAACTTGCAATTCCTCTACTACTGCTTATTGCCCAGCACAGATCCAA GATTATAATAAATGCAGATGCCACATATATCAAGATGGTTAGTGAGCAGTTTGATAGATGCCATGGAATACTACTTCAGTATGCCGAGTTTCTTTCAAGTGCTGTAACTCCATCAACCTATGTTCAACTTGTACCTCCGTTGGAAGATCTGGTTTATAAATATCATATTGAGCCAGAC GTTGCTTTTCTTATATACCGCCCTGTAATGAGGCTTTTCAAAAGCGCTAGTAGTGGTGAAGCATGTTGGCCTCTGGATGGCAATGAAGAAGGGGAGCCTGTATCATGTGATGATATGATCTTGCACGGTGATTCATCCCAGAAGTTAATCAT GTGGTCAGATCTTCTTAACACAATCCGAACAATTTTGCCAACAAAAGCCTGGAACGGTCTTTCACCTGAATTGTATGCTACTTTCTGGGGTTTAACACTCTATGATCTCCATTTCCCAAAAGATCGttatgatgcagaaaccaagaagtTGCATGACAATCTCAAACAACTCGAAGATAATTCAGATAACTCTAGCATTGCAATATCACGACGTAAGAAGGACAAGGAGAGAATCCAAGATTTAGTTGACAAATTGAACAACGAATCTGACAAGCATCAACAACACGTTGCATCAGTTCTCCAAAGGCTAGCCCGTGAAAAGGATAAATGGCTGAGTTCTGGTCCGGACGCACTGaagatcaacatggagtttctccaGCGTTGTATATATCCACGTTGCGTTTTTAGCATGCAGGATGCTGTGTATTGTGCTACATTTGTCAAGACGATGCATTCACTGGGAACTCCATTTTTTAACACGGTGAATCATATAGATGTTTTCATCTGCAAGACACTACAGCCAATGATCTGTTGTTGTACAGAATATGAAGCTGGTAGGCTTGGACGGTTTCTTCATGAGACACTGAAGATGGCCTACTATTGGAAG AGTGATgaagcaatatatgagcgtgaatgTGGAAATAAGCCAGGATTCGCTTTATACTTCAGATTTCCAAACAGTCAACGTGTACCTTATGCTCAGTTCGTTAAA GTCCATTATAAGTGGAGTACAAGAATTACCAAGGTGCTTAATCAATGTATGGAATCAAAAGAATACATGGAAATTAGAAATGCCCTTATTGTGCTCACAAAGATAACTAGTATTTTTCCTGTGATTCGAAAAAGCGGTATCAACATTGAGAAAAGG GTTGCGAAGCTAAAGGGGGATGAGAGGGAAGATCTGAAAGTACTGGCCACTGGTGTAGCTGCTGCTCTGGCAGCTCGCAAG AGTTCATGGCTATCTGAAGAAGAGTTTGGTATGGGTCACCTTGATCTGAAGCCAGTGCCTGCAAAACCTATTCCTG GAAATCAGTCTGCAGATTCCTCAACGGCAAAAGATCGCAGCATTCGTGCAAAATCTACAGAAGGTAGGCATGAAAGGTCAGAAAATGCAATGAAGCCTGATGCTCAACATAATAAGAAGAATGCCTCGACTGCAAATGGATCTGATAGTCAAATGCCATCGTCCTCTGCACAAGGAAAAGCTTCAGGACCTGCACAAGGTGCAGATGAACCTCCAAAAGTTTTGTCTGATGGGTTAGTTAAAGTTTTGAAGCCTGCTGCAGAATCTGAG ACAAGAGCACCACAAAAGCGtgatgcacacaatgctgcaaaggTATCTAAGCATGATTTGGTGAAGGAAGATGCAAAACCTGGGAAAATTACCAGCAGGGTTCTTAATCAAGAAGTCTCTGCTATTCCTGCTGACAGAGAAGTATTGTCTCTGCCAGCTGATGGTGGGCTGGATACTAATCCCACTAGTTCGTTGGTTGGCACCAACGGTAATGTACATCCAGCACCACGGAAGGTATCAGCATCCTCCCAAAGGTCAACGGTGTTGGCTGCACATAATGATGCAACAGCAAATCCCACCGGTGAAGGTGAATCTACTGAGTTGGTTGATTCTACCGTGAAACGGCACAAAAAATCTGTTCCCATGGAAGAAGAGAGAACAGGTAAACGAAGGAAAGGAGAAATTGAAGGCCGGGATGATGACTTAACAGAACATCATACGGACAAAGAGAAAAGAATGGACTTGCGATCAGTAGATAAATTCCATTCTGTGGATCACGAGAGAGGTAATAATGAGGAACAAAACCTAATTCGGACAGAGAAATTAAAAGAAAGGTTTGATGAGAAATATGACAGAGATCATAGAGAAAAAACAGATCGGACTGAGAGGCGACGTGGAGAAGACGTGGTTGAGAGACCAGCAGACAGATCATTGGAAAGGAGAGAACATTCTATTGAAAGGATGCAAGACAGAGGGACGGATAGGGTTCCTGAAAAAGGAAGAGAGGACAGGAATAAGGAGAGAAGCAAAGTTAAGCATGCTGAACCCTCCATAGACCGGGCACATACTTCTGATGAACGGTTCCGAGGGCAAAGcttgccaccacctccacctcttccAACTAGTTTTGTACCCCAATCAGTCGCTGCTAACCGAAGAGATGAAGATAGTAACCGAAGGGGTGGAAGCACCAGACATACACAGCGGTTGTCTCCCAGGCATGATGAGAAAGAAAGGTGGCACGTGGAGGAGGAGAATGCTCCGCTGTCGCAGGATGATGGGAAGCACAGAAGAGAGGAAGATCTCCGGGATAGAAAGCGTGAAGATAGGGATGTTTCATCAAGCAGG GTAGATGACATGGATAGGGACAAAGCTAATACTATGAAGGAAGATAGTGACCCTAATAGTGCATCCAAACGGCGAAAAATTAAGAGAGATCAGTCTGCTTTAGAAGCTGGGGAATATGCACCTTCTGCTCCACAGCCTCCGAGCCTTGGTGCTGGTAACTCACAATTTGAAatacgagagagagaaagaaagggtGCTATTTCACAGCATCGTCCGTCACATGCTGATGACCTCCCTAGGATGCATGCCAAGGATTCAACAAGCAAGACAAGTCGTAGAGAGACTGACCA AACGCATGATAGAGAACGGGAAGAGGAAAAGAGGCCAAGAACTGAAGCAAGAAGAAAGCATCGGAAATAG